The sequence below is a genomic window from Vibrio spartinae.
TAAGGTGTAACCAAGCATACCAGCGTTTATTGTTTAAGGTGTGGTTTGCAGTCACTCAGGTATTGCGAGCCTCACACCTGAATTGGGCATTATGATGCTACCGAGCGAAACTTCCAATAAGGAATACGATGAAACAGAACATTGTCCATATAGCTCTCGTTGTGAAAGACTATGATGAAGCAATAGATTTTTACGTAAACAAACTAAAATTCGAGCTGATTGAAGACACCTATCAACCTGAACAAAACAAGCGCTGGGTTGTGGTTGCACCACCAAATTCTCATGGTGTTACGCTGTTGCTTGCCAAAGCTTCGAAGGCCGAGCAGCATGATTTTATCGGTAATCAAGCTGGTGGTCGGGTATTTCTATTCCTAAGTACGGACGATTTCTGGCGTGACTTTGAGCGCATGAAATCAATTGGTATTCACTTCGTTCGAGAGCCAGCAGAACAAGACTATGGAACGGTCGCTGTATTTGAAGATCTATACGGAAACTTGTGGGATCTTCTTCAATTCAATCCAGACCATCCAATGGCGAAAAGGTAGCATACAAGACCTTCTTCATCGGGAAGGTTTCGTGAACGATGAAAAGTTCTCTCTTTTTACCCATAGTTGAGCACTCCCACCTTGGATGATTCGTTTGCTTTTGGAATAGAACGGACGATCAACTCAGTGAATTATCAGCACGAAAGCGCTTCATGAATATTAAATGAGGTGATGCAGAATACGCATTTGCAATTTAAATTTCGTGACAAATATTTTCCCCGAATTGTTGTTATTTTGTTTATTGCCAATTAGAGGCCGTCGTTATTCGAACGACACCTCAGTAAAGCCGTTTTCACAATATTATAATAATAATGAATGATTTATTTACATTAGATAAATGTTCAAGTGCAACTTTAGCGCTTGTTCTCTGTGGACAGGTGTTTGCAAAAACCAAATCATTCGTGTTGTTTTCGCTGCCGTATCGGCAGATTTAAAAGATCGGTTATGTCATGGGCAAGAGTATCTGTGGTTCCTAGTCAT
It includes:
- a CDS encoding VOC family protein, which encodes MKQNIVHIALVVKDYDEAIDFYVNKLKFELIEDTYQPEQNKRWVVVAPPNSHGVTLLLAKASKAEQHDFIGNQAGGRVFLFLSTDDFWRDFERMKSIGIHFVREPAEQDYGTVAVFEDLYGNLWDLLQFNPDHPMAKR